The uncultured Dysgonomonas sp. genome contains the following window.
AAGCGAGGATCTCTCCCTTCATATGGATTTTGTTCGTCATAGCCAGATGTAGGATTTATTATCGGAACTAATTTACGGTTATCTTCATACCCAATGATGGGTAATAACCCGGTAGCCTGCATCTCGTAAGAGTCTACGATATTCTGACTGGGACAATACCCGGCGTTAGTCTGTCCCGGAGTGGAGGGTAGTCCGCATCCGTTCCATAAGTTCATTTGACTTCCAACCCGATAGATGGTTTCTTTATCGACAGTCCTTCTGTTATCTAATGTTAAAAAATAGAGAGCATAAGCATTTTGGGCTTCTTCCGATGTTGATGTAAATAATTCATATCCGTGGGCAAGGCACTCATATAATGCTCTTCCGGTAATTTCGGTTGCATATTCTTTAGAGATTGTTCCATCATACCACAACGGACTGATAGCATAAGTTACTGCCTGCGACATTACGGCGTGCACTCCGGCTCGTGTTAAATGCCCGGCCAGCCTATCCTGAAATCCCCAGGGATATCCGATCGAAGTATCCGGCCCGGCCAAAGCTTTTTCACTATCAGCTATAACATATTTAACCACTTCACTAAAGGATGCTTTTCTGTCCTGAGTAAAATCATGCTCTGGCTGGATCACATCTAAAAAGACAGGAACACCTCCATACCTTTTTGCTAACAACCAATAATAATAACCACGCATTGCATATATTTCCGATTTCCAGCCTTCCTTCTGATCGGGAACAAGACCTGCGGTCTCATTATCTATATAATTTAGAAAAATATTACACCTGCGTATCTGACTATAGGCACTGCCCCAAGGATCTCCTCCATAAGGATTGATCGTATGGTTGTCGGTATTTATCTGACCGCTATACCATAAAATGGTTCCATTGTCTTCATAGAAAGAGGCATGTTGTCCCTCATCACAAAAAGCCATGCTTTTCAGATCCGGTTCGACTAATGAATTAAGACAACTATTATAATATTCACTGATCTTAGTTTGGTTCTTAAATATTTCTTCAAAATTGATACGACCGTCGGCCTCTGCGTCAAGCACATCTGTACACGACATATATAGTACAGATGGGACTATCATCAATAATATAATTATATATTTTCTCATATTATTTATTTTATTAATTAATCAGAATTGAACACTCAAACCTAAATTGTATACTCTGAATGCCGGCAGATGATTATAATCCCCTGCTTCAGGTCCAAAATCATAATCGGAGAGATGATCCCATGTTATGAGATTCTGTGCACTGAGTGATACCCGTATATTTCTTGCTTTAATGGCCCGCGACATTTTCATAGGTAATGTATAGCCTATCTCAAGGTTCTTTAATCTCACATAAGATCTATCTACCATGAAATATTCACTGGTCTGAGTATTTGCACTTGTATTCTTGAGTGTGAGTGCGGGATGAGAAATAGTCTCTCCTGCATCGTACCGCTCTTTTGTCCAAGCCTGAAGATGACGGGAAGAGTACAAGCCATCGGAAAGTGCACCCTCATTTATACCTATACTTCCGGCCGAAGAGGTTTTATAATTTTCTACACCTTGAAACAAAGCACTGAAATCGAAATTCTTATACTTAGCTCCTACGGTTAGTCCAAAGTAATAGTTCGGGATAGCCCCGTACCCGAGAGGTGCGTGATCCTTTTCATCAATTATACCATCATTGTTTAAGTCCTGATATTTAATATCACCTAACCTTGGCTTATTGAATGAATATTGTGTGTGGGAAAGGTAATCATTAAGCTCCTGTTCGGTATTGAACAAACCATTCCCATTCGAATAATCGACCAGATATCCCCATGTTTGTCCTGTCGGATACCCCGTTACACGCTCCTTATGAAAATAATCATCACTCCTTATAGTCTCTATCACATGAGTGAATTTATTCTTATTATATGCTAAAAAGCCATCCATATTAATAGAGAAATCCTTCATTATGTTTTTAGTATAAGCAATTTCCAGTTCATAACCTTTATTTCTCATACCTCCGGCATTAATATTCGGGAAAATTCCCGTATTGCCATGATAAGACGGAATATCGGGGATAACATTCATGTACATGTTATCCAGATTATGCCTGTAAATATCGAAAGACAGGTGCAGGCCATTTAACAGCCCCACTTCAATACCATAATTTTGTTTTTTGACCATCTCCGGACTATACGAAGGATTACTTATAAAAAGCTCGTCTACACCCTGAATATTATTCAGGTAAGGATAGCGTGACGCTCCGGTATCATCATTTCCGTTTCTGCCATAAGAGGCTTTCAACTTTAGTAAAGACAGCCATTTAATGTCCTTCATAAATGCTTCGCTCGAAGCTATCCATGCGCCGGCAATAGCCGGTGTAGTATGAAATCTGTTTTTCGGTGCATAATTATCAGAACCAGAATATCCGGTCCCAATAGTCAGCACATACCTGTCATCATAATCGTACGTCGCCTGCAGACCGGAATAAACATACTTGAAAGGAAGGTTTTCGGCTCTTACCAACTCTAAGTACATGGAGTAAGCATAAGCCGACACAGTGTGTTTCCCAAAGCTTCTTGTATAATTCAGTGCTCCCTTATAGTTTATATTATGATAATCATCTTCGCCTTTGCTATGCGATAAAGGAGTATCTTCGTCTGTCCCTTTTTTCTCAAATTTAAGTTCGTCCCAATCCGAAAAAGTATTCGTTACCCGTATCCAGCGCTCATAATTACGGCTTGTTGCAAGGCTTTTCCTATTATTAGATAAGAAGCCGACAGTTCCTGTCGCTTTTAAACCTTGTGCAAGGAAAGACATATCCAGTTCCAATCCAAAATTGGAATAAATGTTGGTGATTGTATGCTGAGTAAATCCTTGCCTGTTTATGCGTCCGTAGACATTATTTCCGATGCTGGGGGTAATCATCACTTTACCACCTTCGCGTATTATCTCTCCGGTTTGGGGATCTCTCTCTTCTGGGGTCAGGTTACTGTAAAGAGTCGGTGGTAAATCAAACATCCCCTGGTATACATTTGTCATGTTTCCTTCGGTTGTTTTTTCTCTCTTCAGATTTCCTGCAATATTCATAAAAGCCTTGAGATGCTGACCTATATTTACATCTATGTTTGTACGCATATTGGCCCAGAAATAATTGGGAGTGGGGTTAAACTTCTCCTTTTCCGATATTTTGAAGTTTGTATTCTGATTCATTATGTTCACATTAGAAAAAAATCTGGCTTTATCAGATCCTCCGCTCAAATTGAGTCCGACCCGTTGCATAAAAGCAAAATTTTTCATGAATTCGGAATACCAGTCATGACTTGGATAATGTATAGGATCTTCACCTGAAGCAAATTTACCGACTTGTTCTTCTGTAAAC
Protein-coding sequences here:
- a CDS encoding RagB/SusD family nutrient uptake outer membrane protein, which encodes MRKYIIILLMIVPSVLYMSCTDVLDAEADGRINFEEIFKNQTKISEYYNSCLNSLVEPDLKSMAFCDEGQHASFYEDNGTILWYSGQINTDNHTINPYGGDPWGSAYSQIRRCNIFLNYIDNETAGLVPDQKEGWKSEIYAMRGYYYWLLAKRYGGVPVFLDVIQPEHDFTQDRKASFSEVVKYVIADSEKALAGPDTSIGYPWGFQDRLAGHLTRAGVHAVMSQAVTYAISPLWYDGTISKEYATEITGRALYECLAHGYELFTSTSEEAQNAYALYFLTLDNRRTVDKETIYRVGSQMNLWNGCGLPSTPGQTNAGYCPSQNIVDSYEMQATGLLPIIGYEDNRKLVPIINPTSGYDEQNPYEGRDPRFEASIYYNGALRSLGQQGENRDEHHDLTIDGGFDTNELSVSKEDDHFILETNGGDPYVYTSGLLNDLDSPPSTTITFEYKLNRTIPNAQFFYGRPHAAGGVSTGEDVYIEAADDWKTFEYNLNEAVFTHGWGYKGHRLRIDLGSEGGYKLYIKNIRINVKSITLSSKVETFVGGADGIVVEGNRQFTPTGYYIRKYAHYDSKQGANKDGAMRMFRLAELYLNFAETAYQSHGPDVKVQIGPGVSMSACDAVNAVRERAGMPPFPKGMPVDEFEKKYRNERYIELAFEGHRPFDVRRWKILDETDKTISGMKIEKQNGGFTYNRFAFEERKCNTDKFLMFPINRGELYKIMKQTGQNWQNPGWDY
- a CDS encoding SusC/RagA family TonB-linked outer membrane protein, whose protein sequence is MKYKKMIQIVLLFLLIGDIAAQENFQNIEVRGIVKDEYGNLFRGVSVVSEFGKNAVMSDESGSFLIYITDKSRHITLSKDYYLPEKVEVKDNDNLEITLKRDIYNTNEIVYDGFNSVSKKMMAGSASVVTGYELNKSPVSVLSSTLAGRLSGLTTRENSSEWARTSNSLWIRGASLNGAHTPLIIIDGFMIPTEAQACMDFITPAEIESISILKDASLLALYGITGASGAIIVTTKRGKPGELKVDLRIDGSLQNVTVKPYRVNSGVYSQLRNQAAYNDNPAGGQFQMFTEEQVGKFASGEDPIHYPSHDWYSEFMKNFAFMQRVGLNLSGGSDKARFFSNVNIMNQNTNFKISEKEKFNPTPNYFWANMRTNIDVNIGQHLKAFMNIAGNLKREKTTEGNMTNVYQGMFDLPPTLYSNLTPEERDPQTGEIIREGGKVMITPSIGNNVYGRINRQGFTQHTITNIYSNFGLELDMSFLAQGLKATGTVGFLSNNRKSLATSRNYERWIRVTNTFSDWDELKFEKKGTDEDTPLSHSKGEDDYHNINYKGALNYTRSFGKHTVSAYAYSMYLELVRAENLPFKYVYSGLQATYDYDDRYVLTIGTGYSGSDNYAPKNRFHTTPAIAGAWIASSEAFMKDIKWLSLLKLKASYGRNGNDDTGASRYPYLNNIQGVDELFISNPSYSPEMVKKQNYGIEVGLLNGLHLSFDIYRHNLDNMYMNVIPDIPSYHGNTGIFPNINAGGMRNKGYELEIAYTKNIMKDFSINMDGFLAYNKNKFTHVIETIRSDDYFHKERVTGYPTGQTWGYLVDYSNGNGLFNTEQELNDYLSHTQYSFNKPRLGDIKYQDLNNDGIIDEKDHAPLGYGAIPNYYFGLTVGAKYKNFDFSALFQGVENYKTSSAGSIGINEGALSDGLYSSRHLQAWTKERYDAGETISHPALTLKNTSANTQTSEYFMVDRSYVRLKNLEIGYTLPMKMSRAIKARNIRVSLSAQNLITWDHLSDYDFGPEAGDYNHLPAFRVYNLGLSVQF